ATTAAATCAGAACCTCTAGAAGTGGCACCTGGGGCTCAgtttccccaggtgattccaatgtgtgGCCATGTTTGGGCATCACTGTGCCTGTTCCCtcatctccattttctcatcaaATACTCCCAATAATCCTATGCTCCTATATTCTTATCCTGTTTTCATAATCAATAGGCTTAGAGAAGTTGAATGAGTTGTCTAGGATCAGAAGCTAAGGCAAACTgtaagctcctgaaggaagcacagtGCCTGATGCATTGTTTGCCTGGGATCTAGCACAGGGGCTAAACACAGGAGCGGTGCAGTCCACGACAGGGCAAAATGGCCATAATGTGAGGGAAGCCCAGTGTGGCTAGGGGAGAGATGGGGGCGAGAGGGGGAATGTTGCTGAAGACAGTTGCTGGGGTCAGGCAAGGTGAAAGGAGAATGCTCATGTGCTGGGTATGGAGAAACTCTCCCCCTTCCTGCCAGGAATCTTACAGTAGTAAAAAGCTGTGCACACTGGCCATCCACGCCATGGATATCCCACCACCCACTGGACCCACCTGGGCCCTGGGCGCCACCTTCATCCGAAAGTTCTACACAGAGTTTGATCGGCGTAACAACCGCATTGGCTTCGCCTTGGCCCGCTGAGGCCCTCTGCCGCCCAGGCAGGCCCTGCCTTCAGCCCTGGCCCAGAGCTGGAACACTCTCTGAGATGCCCCTCTGCCTGGGCTTATGCCCTCAGATGGAGACACTGGATGTGGAGCTTCTGCTGGATGCGTGCCCTGACCCCTGCACCAGCCCTTCCCTGCTTTGAGGACAAACAGAATAAAGACTTCATGTTCACAGCCTGTTGCATCTGGGTTCACTAGGGTTTAGAACGGAGGGAGGGGCTGCGTGATCAtgtgtggacaggaatgtgacaCGGACAAGCTACACATTCGCCTCACGCACAGGTTCTTGCGTGCAGGGATGATGCCATCCATCTGCCATCAACAGGACTCAGGTGGAGCTGTTTACACAACCTCGGATGGGAAGTCTGAAGAGAGCCGGAACCAAACTCCCTCTAGTCCCTCAGGGAATAAGGCTAATGCTGTGGCAGTAGACTGTGGGTCAGAAAGTTCTCCCAGCTCACAGAAGCCAGCTCTGAGTTCAGACTCTGCTCTGCTGAGCTAGTCAGCCCTGTCTCGTCCCTGCAAAACTCCCCTCAGCTCTCCTTATCCACTGTAgatgcccctgccctgccccatgtAGCCATTTACACAGGCATTCTAAGGCACTACCACCTAAAATCATAGAACACCAGAGATCCAGGCAATACTTCCactttacaggtggggaaactgaggcccagagaatgGAAGGCCTTGCCCAAGATTACTCGGTCAAGAATCAAGTAGTGAAGAATACTGAAAGATAGTGAAGAATCAAGACTGGAACCCAGCCCGTCTGACTTGGGTCCTGGGGGTTTCCACCTTATCATAAGCAGTTGGTACTGTCATAAGTACAGTGCTTCACGCACGCTGGTACAGGGCCACGTGCACAagcacacaggtgcacacacacactgctatCCTCCATCCCATCCACCCGGGACTCATCAAGCTGAAGTCTCTTCTCCCACTCTCACTCCTTGGGCTGTCTTCAGGGCACATATAACTTGGGGAATGAGAAATTGGCATCCACCTGGAGCCACTGAAGCCATCCCTCTTCACCATAGTTGCTCACCTCTCTTTTGACAGAAAGTCGTGAGGCACTGAATGGCCCAACCAGGCCCTCAGTACCTCTGGGAGCCATCTGCAAGAGTCCCTGTGCAGCGCCAAGGGCCGGAGCCTGGGCTTCAGGACCCTGGACGCCCACTGATTCTCCATATTCCCTTGTCCTGCATAGCTGTACTTCCTCACTGCAAAGGAAGTGTTGGAGGCCAGTGTCTTTTCCAGCTCTATCCTGGAGCTCCAGGACCTTAGGAAGGCAGGCACGACTCCCATTATCTCCTTCACTGTCCAATATGCTaggcacatgtggctatttacactaaaattaaaattaattaaaactgaataaaatcggctgggcacggtggctcacgcctgtaatcccagcactttgggaggccaaggagggtggatcacctgaggtcaggagttcaagaccagcctgaccaacatggagaaacccccgtctctactaaaaatacaaaattagctgggcgtggtagcacacgcctgtaaccccagctactcaggaggctgaggcaggagaatcgtttgaacccaggaggcggaggttgtggtgagcagagatcgcaccattgcactccagcagcctgggcaacatgagcgaaattctgtctcaaaaaaaaattttttttaataaaatcaacGTGGCTAGTGGTCACTGCATTGGAcagcagatatagaacatttcaatCACTGCAGAAGTTCTGCTAGGCAGAGCTGGATTCTGGACAGCAGTAAGCATAGGAGCCTTGCGGTTGAGAGGTTCCGGGATAGGCCAAAGGGGTAACTGGGAAAATAGGAAAGGGCCCCTTCTCTGAAGGCGCTTTTCTGGGTGGGGCAGTGAGAGATAGTGACTAGCGAGATCCCTAAGGCCTCATTACAACAAATACGGCTGGCAGCCAACAGAGCCCTGCTCAGGAGGTGGCAGAGAATGACCAAAGGAGAATCTGGCTAGTAGAGGGACTTGCCCCCTGAGCCGGCCTGGCCTCTCTCCATGTCTCCTCCCCACAGCAACCTGCCCCGGGACACCTTGtcaccccttccccttccttcccaccCCCAGCCATCACCACGCCTTGCTTTGGCCCTTAGCTGCGCCAGGCCTTTAGCTCTCCTCCCCAGGTCGCGCGAGGGTCTGTCTACTTCACACCCCGAATGCCCAGCAAAGCATTGGGCTCGGGTACACCGCTTGCCTACTACCTGGCTCCATTCACACGCTCAGGATGGGAGGGAGGCTTTAACTTAGTCTTGCCCCAAGTCCTGCCCAGGATGTGCCCAAACACTCCAACGCCCTGGCTGTTGAGTGGCCTGCCAGGGGACAGCGCAGTCTGCTGGACTGGCACACTCTCACCCCAACGCTATCACCCAATGTCCCCTCTTCATGCAGTGTGTTTCTGTCGGGGATGGGAGATTGCCTGGGTGGAGAGGGGGGGGCTCTCTGCAGGGAAGGACCGTTGAGATGCAGCAGGGGCCGCCCCTGCAGAGCCATTTCCCGGGGTCCGGGGACtgggggcagggagcaggggcACAGAGGGGCGAACCCAAGCTGACGTCGTGGGAGCAGCGGATCTCTCTATTCCAGGATGAGGTAGGGGCGCAGGACGAGCCCTCCCCCGCCTCCACCCCAGGCTACCGGGAGAGAGCTGGAGTCTCGCGGCCTCGGAGGCCGGGAAGCCAGCCCCGGCGGGGACCCGGGCGGGGCGGAGCCAGCGGAGGCCCCACCCCCGGCGTCACCGGCCCCCAGGGGGGCGTCGCCCCCACCCCGCGCTCCAGGTAGCGGCGGCCGCAGCTGCCGGCGGTGGCTGGCTGAGCTCCCCAGCGGCCCGCgggccggggcgggggcgggcCGGGGGCGTTCCCGCGGGCCGCCGCCCGTGATGTCACAATCGCGGCGGGCCGCGGCGCTCCGGGGTCGGCGGTGGGCGGCGGGCCGCGAGCGGGCGATCGAAGCGGGCAGCTCGCGCCTGAGTCATGGACttcccctggcccctcctctACCACTCCCACTCCCTCGCCGGGCCCCCCCGCCGGGGCTAGCGTCTGCCGCGGCTCCGAGGGGGTGGGGCTGCTGGGAATGGCTGTGCCCCCTTCGGCCCCTCAGCCGCGCGCGTCCTTTCACCTGAGGAGGCACACGCCTTGCCCGCAGTGCTCATGGGGCATGGAGGAGAAGGCGGCGGCCAGCGCCGGCTGCCGGGAGCCGCCGGGCCCCCCGAGGGCCGCCGCCGTCGCGTACTTCGGCATTTCCGTGGACCCGGACGACATCCTTCCCGGGGCCCTGCGCCTCATCCAGGAGCTGCGGCCGCATTGGAAACCCGAGCAAGTTCGGACCAAGGTAGCGGAGTGGGCGCGGGGCCGAGGATGGGGTCCTGCCAGGGCTGCCAGGGGGATGCGGGGACCCAGTCCTCGCATCCTTCCGGGTGTCGGTCCCAGGGGTGCGCGGCTGCTGCGCAAGAAAGGTTTGGAACGTGGTTTGTGTACGGATTGATTTCGTCCCTACCAAAACTAGGCTCACACCTCCCTCGGCCCTGCACACGCCCCCCTCCTCCCGGGGCTCTTAGGCACGCCTGGTGGCCACCTGCCCACTGTCGGCATGCTGCGTGTGCGGGCCGCACCCCCTGTCGCTGCGTGCTGGTGCCCCTCGCTGACCAGAAGCGCGTACCCAGCCAGCTCTGAAACCTGAGGAGGCGGGAACTTTTAAgagaccccccacccccaagccaTACACGCATATATTGCTGCCCCTTCTCCACCCCATGGTGGGAGCAAATCCTCCAGGCTCTGAGCTCCCCCTGTGGGTCCCAGGAGCCACCCTGTGGAATTCCAGCTAGCACTCAGCTCCTCACCATCgctgcaggcttgggctcagcaCCCCCACACAGGCCATCTTCCCCAGCCGCAGCTGGACACAGGTCCCAGGACACACCTGCGGGCAGAGCCACTCACTGAGCCTTAGGCTAACTCCCCAGCTGACTACCTCCAGCCCCGCTGTGGGCTGCCTGTGGAGGAAGGTGCCGAGTGGGGCGCTTGTAGCTTCTGCTGGAATGGTAGCGGCTCCATGCAGACAGGCattctggggtggggtgggggcaaagTTGTGGGGAGGTTCTAAACCAAGTGTGGAGGCTGACACAACCCGCCCTGGGGATGGAGTAgcgttttcaaaataaaaggccCAGTTTGGTATAAGACTGTCAAGGCATCAAGCAGGCCTGAGGTTAATTCCAGCACTGACCTAACGTGCTATCTGCCagtccctcccctctcctgcctcagtttccctacctaGAATAGGTTCAGATGACCTCTAAGGCCCTCCCAGCCCTGTCACATTGTGCCCCATAAATTCCATGGTTCCTTTCTCCTTATCACCCTGCTGCCCAGAGAACCTTGCTCGCAGCCCAGTTGTCTCCTGTCTCTTCCGGTAAGGACCTCTGGCCACTAAAGTCCTGGGATGGGTGCCAACCTCAGTACCCTCCTTGTACCTCCGCCACTGGATGGGGCAAGGGGTAGAGCAGAGCCCACTGCCCGGCACAAGGTGAGAGGCAGCTGGTCAGGACATAGTGTTCTGGGCAACTCCCAGCCCTCCCCTGCCACATTCTGGTCCATGCTGTTTCTTTCCATACTGGGATGGAGGGTAAGGAGCAGGAGGAGGCGtctacctcccaagtagctggaaatttCTCCACTGCCAAATCCCATTCACTAGAGGCAGACCCAGGAGTGTGTGGGAGCTGAACCCAAGCTACCACTTTTTTCTTGAACTCTATAGAGACTGGAGACCCCCAAGATTGGGGACAGAGTGGAACATGAGTGACTGGGTTAAAGCACTGGGGGCTTGGGGTGGTTGTGCTCAGCATTCAAATGAGCACCTCCTGCTGGAGCTACAGAGCCCAGGAGAGAGACCAGAGAGATcctgccccacccacccacccacgcaCTGTCCTCTCCCCATGCTAGCACTTCACGGATGGCATCACCAACAAGCTGGTGGCCTGCTATGTGGACGAGGACATGCAGGACTGCGTGCTGGTCCGGGTGTATGGGGAGCGGACGGAGCTGCTGGTGGACCGGGAGAATGAGGTCAGAAACTTCCAGCTGCTGCGAGCACACAGCTGTGCCCCCAAACTCTACTGCACCTTCCAGAATGGGCTGTGCTATGAGTACATGCAGGGTGTGGCCCTGGGGCCTGAGCACATCCGTGAGCCCCGGCTTTTCAGGTGAGGAGGGTGCCAGGGCCTCTGTCTCTACTATTCTTCAGGCCTTGGGCTTGGAAATCCTTGACATGTGGGGTCCATGGTGGAGAGTTGTAAGATCTGTGAGTTCCCTGAAATTGCATGAAAAATGCATGTTTATATGCATTGCTCTGCAGAGAGGGGCTGTCACTTTCTGTAGATTTTAACTGGTGCCTGCTAGAAGGATGAGTtctgagggaggaaaggaagaattaTGATGAACATGGGAGCAGAGGACCTGGTTCCCTAAGTGCAGCAGAGATCTGCTTCCTGGCATCATGCCTCAAACCTCTGCCCACTCCAAGTCTGACCTGGAAACATCTCAGAGCCTTAGAAATGAAATCTGAGCCAGATCCCCAGGGCACTCAGGGTTTTCTACCTCTGTCTCTGTTTGTCAAGAAAAATGGGCCCTATCCAGGGTAAGCATGGTTTTACCAGCCCAGGGAGATGCTATCTCTTCTGCCAGTCTGAGCTCCCTCCCGGCTCCTTGACGAAGTGGGAACCCAGGTTTGGGGAACTGTCAAGGCCTCCTTTCAAAGGCTCACAAGAACCTGTGGCTCCTGGGGAGCCCCTCCCAGTAAATGCTTGGATGTGTAGGGCCCAGGAACTGGACTTTTCCTTCAAGCCCTGGGAATGCTGTGGAGCCTGGAAAGGGGGAGGACCAAAGAAGGACCCCTAGCATCTCCCTCTCCTCTGTGCCAGAACAAGGATGGCAAGCAGTGTCCTCCTTCCTCCAATGTCATGACCCACATGGAGGGCACTCAGACTTGAGTGAGGCCCAAGGCAGGCTGAGGTTTACTCCTGACACTGGGACAGTGGCGTGGGGGTCTGCCTAGGAGCCTTGGCATCTGCCCAGGCTGATCCAAGGGGAAGGAGGCCTTGCATACTGAGGGGAAGCAAGCCCACTTGGGGGTAGAGCAAGGAGCTTCTTTGCTTCCTCACCTGCCACCCACTTAACCCCAAATGCACCTGGCTCTGTTTGTGCATGCCTTCTGCAGAGACTTAGAAGAAGAGGATCTGAGAGCTCTTCCACCCCTATGCTCATAAGCGGCTGGTCAGGCGAGATATTTGAGTTGTGTAttgtagctgtgtgtgtgtgtgtgtgtgtgtgtgtgtcttgaggGTGTGAGAGGCATACAGACCTATGCAGGGGTGTTTGCAGGCTCCAGCTGAACAGTTCCAAAAAGACCCAGACTGGAGATGTAAAGTCAGAGCAGGGTGCAAGGGACCCTGTCCTGacttctgccactgcactccccccAGCTCTCCCTCAGTCTGGTGCATATAAGCTCAGATATTGTCAGGTCGTCACCACTTCTAGGATCCCTACACCTCTGTGTATCCGATGCTGTCACTCATCCTCTCACACAAACAATTACCATTGTCAAGAAGATTGAAGGTGGATTTAGGTTCCATAAGAAGAAGAACGTGACATATGGGGGAGAGCCCGAAATTGGGATAGGTGTAGGAGGTAGGCCCTTCCTTGATAATTTTCCCAGGATAGACCATCATCCCTCTGGGTGAAGGTGAATGTCTATGGGGAAGGCCTCCAGGAGCCACCCTCTACATGTTCCCTtgaaccccacccccaacctcgGCCTGCTGAGGCTTTGCAGCATGAAAATGCTGAGTGTTGAGGTTACTTTCATTG
This portion of the Pongo abelii isolate AG06213 chromosome 1, NHGRI_mPonAbe1-v2.0_pri, whole genome shotgun sequence genome encodes:
- the ETNK2 gene encoding ethanolamine kinase 2 isoform X6, translated to MAVPPSAPQPRASFHLRRHTPCPQCSWGMEEKAAASAGCREPPGPPRAAAVAYFGISVDPDDILPGALRLIQELRPHWKPEQVRTKHFTDGITNKLVACYVDEDMQDCVLVRVYGERTELLVDRENEVRNFQLLRAHSCAPKLYCTFQNGLCYEYMQGVALGPEHIREPRLFRLIALEMAKIHTIHANGSLPKPTLWHKMHNYFTLVKNEINPSLSADVPKVEVLERELAWLKEHLSQLESPVVFCHNDLLCKNIIYDSTKGHVRFIDYEYAGYNYQAFDIGNHFNEFAGVSLLLGSLGPHPEPVLHHQL
- the ETNK2 gene encoding ethanolamine kinase 2 isoform X5 — protein: MAVPPSAPQPRASFHLRRHTPCPQCSWGMEEKAAASAGCREPPGPPRAAAVAYFGISVDPDDILPGALRLIQELRPHWKPEQVRTKHFTDGITNKLVACYVDEDMQDCVLVRVYGERTELLVDRENEVRNFQLLRAHSCAPKLYCTFQNGLCYEYMQGVALGPEHIREPRLFSLSADVPKVEVLERELAWLKEHLSQLESPVVFCHNDLLCKNIIYDSTKGHVRFIDYEYAGYNYQAFDIGNHFNEFAGVNEVDYCLYPARETQLQWLHYYLQAQKGMAVTPREVQRLYVQVNKFALASHFFWALWALIQNQYSTINFDFLRYAVIRFNQYFKVKPQVSALEMPK